The Geotrypetes seraphini chromosome 6, aGeoSer1.1, whole genome shotgun sequence genome includes a window with the following:
- the LOC117362074 gene encoding uncharacterized protein LOC117362074, with amino-acid sequence MALFGKVLEPIGYLQSMKSMVLGIEAYLQGTAKAEELEFVQKNLDAIDKQLASGRGLVHNADVVYCEDNISVVYYQLGMVVRANAQFTKRETELFLQYVADYKIDRQLNALYNRLLGVSVLANQITLLEQVILDHKPRRWEMMAFCEKVNFVIGTGLLCLFTHSSLTGRDTTLMMSRWSGKMEALYKRMKAVSYECVHYFKEQATEDIEKFLENKEKLKNDEIATGILKKLEKNYDWLKWSVMVSNSFGESSHEILVRGNFISVRHECGLHVVACYNESPSFLDKNKIHLLIGDLEWKIPNPPPDVYANIEANPDYAKTYLAQRMLQKLGEGLGEGITVHAVPGKLDMKCNFPQATFVLHEYKHRLATGTVCIFG; translated from the coding sequence ATGGCATTGTTTGGGAAAGTGCTGGAGCCTATAGGATATCTGCAGTCAATGAAGTCCATGGTGCTGGGCATTGAGGCATACTTGCAAGGCACTGCCAAAGCTGAGGAACTGGAATTTGTCCAAAAGAACTTGGATGCCATTGACAAACAGCTGGCTTCTGGGAGAGGCTTGGTGCATAATGCAGATGTGGTGTACTGCGAAGACAACATCTCGGTGGTCTACTATCAGTTAGGCATGGTTGTTCGAGCCAATGCGCAATTCACCAAAAGAGAAACAGAACTCTTTCTGCAGTATGTTGCAGATTATAAAATTGACCGGCAGCTAAATGCCCTATACAACCGACTGCTGGGGGTCTCTGTCCTGGCCAATCAAATTACACTGCTGGAACAGGTGATACTGGATCACAAGCCACGCCGGTGGGAGATGATGGCCTTCTGTGAGAAAGTCAACTTTGTGATTGgaactggtcttctctgtctcttcaccCACAGTTCCCTCACTGGGAGAGACACCACTCTGATGATGTCTCGCTGGTCAGGAAAGATGGAGGCCCTGTATAAGCGTATGAAGGCAGTATCCTATGAGTGTGTTCACTACTTCAAGGAACAAGCAACGGAGGATATCGAGAAATTCCTAGAGAACAAGGAAAAGTTGAAGAATGATGAAATTGCAACTGGCATTctgaagaaactggaaaaaaattaTGACTGGCTGAAGTGGTCAGTGATGGTCTCTAACTCCTTTGGGGAGAGCTCCCATGAGATTCTGGTAAGGGGAAACTTCATCTCAGTGAGGCATGAATGTGGTCTCCATGTGGTGGCATGTTATAATGAAAGCCCTTCCTTCCTTGACAAGAATAAAATCCACCTGCTGATCGGGGACTTAGAGTGGAAGATACCCAATCCTCCACCTGACGTGTATGCTAACATCGAAGCCAATCCAGACTATGCCAAGACGTACTTGGCCCAGAGGATGCTGCAGAAGTTGGGGGAAGGTCTAGGAGAAGGGATCACTGTTCATGCAGTCCCTGGGAAACTGGACATGAAATGCAACTTTCCACAAGCAACTTTTGTTCTTCATGAATACAAGCATCGTCTGGCCACTGGTACCGTGTGCATCTTTGGCTGA